In the Parashewanella tropica genome, AGAATAACGGGTTTTCAATAGATATTTTGTAACTTTGGTTGTCCAACCAAATGAAAAGTAGGTTATATGAACTTAACTACCAAGCAAAAACAGCACCTTAAAGGTTTAGCTCACGATTTAAAACCTGTGGTACTTCTAGGAGCTAACGGTTTAACGGAAGGTGTTTTAGCCGAGATCGACAATGCACTTGAGCACCATGAATTGATCAAGGTTAAAGTGCCATCAACAGACCGTGAAATGAAAGCGGCTGTGATTGATGCCATTGTTCGTGAAACGAATGCTGTAAAACTTCAGCAAATTGGTCACATCGTAGTGCTTTTCCGTCAATCGGAAGAAATGAAAATCGCAATTCCGAAAGCGC is a window encoding:
- the yhbY gene encoding ribosome assembly RNA-binding protein YhbY, encoding MNLTTKQKQHLKGLAHDLKPVVLLGANGLTEGVLAEIDNALEHHELIKVKVPSTDREMKAAVIDAIVRETNAVKLQQIGHIVVLFRQSEEMKIAIPKAR